Sequence from the Arthrobacter pigmenti genome:
AAGCGGGAATTGAGCAGCGTCGAATGGCCGCATGGTGTTGGGTTGCATGTCCCGGAGAAAGCCGTCCCGGTCAGGGGAATTGTGCGGGTCGCGCTCATAGCCGTGGCGTACTTCTGTCTTGCAGCGACATCGCATTTCACGTATCTCGGCATGGAACCTACCCGCTGGAACAGCGATTTTCGCTGGACCTTACTGTGGGTTACGGGGCTGTCCATTCTCCTGTTTCTGGGGACGCTCGTGTCACTCATGGCACTGTTGTTCAGACCGAAGCCGGGCGAAACCGGATTCACCGTATTCGATTCCGGACTTGCCATCCCGGACGCTGCAAAGCTGAAAAGCCCGCCGAAACTGGTTACGCCAAAAAACACCCCGCCCATCCCGCAGGCCTTCTATCGTTGGGAGGACCTGAGAGCCATAACTCCACTGGCGAAGAACCTTCCGTTACTGGATGGCGTCGTTCGGAGTACCCCCTTGATCCGGATCGAGACTGCTGCCCAGACCAGTGAAGCGAGCGAGTGCATCATTCATCCGGAGCGGCACGCATTCGATCCCGAACTCATGTACGCCCTGCTGGTGCACCTTTGGAAAACACCGGAAGATCGCGCGTTAGTGCGGGACCCTGGGGCGCTGATCGCTGCAGTCGAGAATGCGCGGCCCAACCTACCGGCGGAGAATCAGGCGTTCCACAGCCCGTAGGAATCCGCCAGCGAGGAGATTTTCTGCGCACGCGCTAGACGCGGCAGGTAGGAACCATCGCCCACCACCGCACCGGAAGCGTGGGCTTCGAGCAGTTCATGTGCCCACAGAATTTCGGACTCGCTCGGCGAAAGGCCCTTGTTGATGGTGTCCGCAGCATCCGGCATAAGGCACAGCTTGCCGGTCATGCCCATGGAAGCGGTGACCTTGCACGCGGCCAGCAGATCATCTCCGAGCGCGCCCACGGTCGGGCCGTCGATGGGGCCCGGCAGCTGACCCACCCGCGAAGCCACAACGAGCTTTGCCCTTGCATAGGCGAGCGCCATCGGATCATCGGAGGCACCCGTGTCGCGGCGGAAGTCCCCGACGCCGAAGGCAAGCCGGAATGTCCCGGGGGCGCTGGCGATTGCCGTCGCGTTCTCGATCCCGAGAGCCGATTCGACGAGTGCGAGCACCGGTGTTCCAGCCTGCAGGCGCATCGCGGTATGCGTAACCTGCTCGGGCTTTTCGGTCATAGCGAGCATCACCCCGCGCAGGCCCGGTGCCTTGGAGAGGGCAGCGAGATCCTCCGCCCAGTAATCGGTCTCAATCCCGTTCACGCGAACCCAGGCCGTCATTCCGGTGGAGAGTGCTTCGACGACCCGCTCGCGAGCCTCTTTCTTGTGCTCTGCGGGCACTGCATCTTCCATATCGAACACCACTGAGTCAGCCTCCGAGGCAAGCGCCGGCGCGAAGTTGGCCTCCGATGCGGCGGACGCGAGCAACCATGAACGGGACAGCTTGGCGGGAAGCGCAGCAGCGCGACTGTTTCGAAGGGAGGCCATACCTAGAACCTTACGCAACCGCCGTCGTCGTAATCCACCGCGTGACCCACCAGCACGGTGAACACTACGACCACAATGCCCGTTTGACCCCTACATAGCGCTTCCCTAAGCTTTCCATAAGGCGGTAATCAACTTCCACCAAACGAAAGAGGACCTGATGTCCCTTGCAACCGGAGATACAGCACCATCCTTCACCCTGCCCGACGCCTATGGCCAGCCCATGAGCCTGAGCGAATTTCGCGGCCGTAGCGTCGTTGTCTACTTCTATCCGAAGGCGGAGACCCCCGGCTGCACCACTGAGGCCTGTGACTTCCGGGACAACCTGGCGTCCCTGCAGGGTGCCGGGTTCAGCGTGATCGGAATCTCGCCCGACACTCCGGGCGAGCTGGCCTCCTTCAGCAGCAATCACGGGCTCCCGTATCCCCTGCTGTCGGATGCGGACAACGCCGTCGCGAAGGCATGGGGCGCGTACGGCGAGAAGCAGGTGAACGGCTCAACCGTCGTCGGAATCATCCGTTCCACCGTGGTGGTGGACCCGGACGGCAACGTGCAGCAGGCCGAATACGGCGTCGATGCCAAGGGGCACGTATCCCGGCTCCGCGAGCAGCTCGGCGTCGCGTAGCTTTTCTCGAATCGACTCTCCAATAGGTGACCGTTTCGGCTTCCAAAGAGTCACCTATTGGAGAGTCGATGCAAGCAAGAAGGCCCTCCCCGACTCAAAAGGGAGGGCCTTCCATGTTCCCGGACGGACGTGCTAGCACCCTTCCGGAGTCTTTACAGGCATCGAGTCAGCAGAAATAACGACGTTCGTGGGGATTTACTAGCTATTTCTACTGAGTCGATGCGGGGGGGTTACGAAGCGCCGCGACGCAGCAGGCGCCCGGTCGGCTTCTCCAGGTCCAGAACCTCTCCGCGGAGGTAGGTCGAACGTACGACGCCGGAGAGCGCCTTTCCGGCGTACGGCGAGATGGGATTCTTGTGGTGGAGTTTATTCACGTCCACCACGAAGGTCTCATCGGCGGCGAAGACGGAGAAGTCCGCATCGTACCCCAGCGCCAGCTGCCCCTTGCGCTGCAGCCGGGCGAGAGCGGCCGGACGCGCAGACATCCACTCCACAACCTGCTCCAGCGCGATTCCCCGCTGGCGCGCCTCCGACCAGATCAGCGAAAGGCCGAGCTGCAGCGAGGAGACTCCGCCCCAGGCCACTCCGAAGTCGCCGTTCTCCAAGTCCTTCAGGTCGAGGGTCGACGGCGAGTGGTCCGACACGATGCAGTCGATTGTCCCGTCGATCAGCCCTTCCCACAGCAGCTCACGATTGGACGCTTCACGAATCGGCGGGCAGCACTTGAACGCTGTCGCGCCGTTCGGGATTTCCTCTGACAGGAGCGTGAGGTAGTGCGGACAGGTTTCGACCGTGAGGGAAACGCCGTCGCGCTTGGCCGTAGCAATCATCGGCAGCGCATCCGACGACGACAGGTGCAGGATGTGCGCACGTGCCCCCGTCCACCGCGCCCGCTCGATGACCTCCGCGATGGCAACGTTCTCCGCCCCGCGCGGCCGGGAAGCGAGGAACCTGGAGTACTGATCCCCCTCTGCGTGCGGCGCCCGATCGATGGAGCGCGAGTCCTCCGCGTGGACGATCATCAGCGAATCGAACGTTGCGAGCTCCGCCATGTCCTCTTCCATCTCGTCCGCTTCGAGATGGGGGAACTCGTCCACACCCGAGTGCAGCAGGAAGCACTTGAACCCGAACACACCCTCGTCGTGGAGCGGCCGCAGGTCGGCCTTGTTGCCGGGAATCGCGCCGCCCCAGAACCCGACGTCGACAAAGGCCTGAGTCTCAGCGGCTGTCCGCTTCTGCTCGAGCGCGTCCACGTTCACGGTGGGCGGGATGCTGTTCAGCGGCATGTCGATGATGGTGGTCACTCCCCCGGCAGCCGCAGCCTTCGTGGCGGACGCGAAGCCCTCCCACTCGGTGCGCCCGGGCTCGTTGACGTGCACATGGGAGTCCACCAGGCCGGGGATCAGCGTCTCGTCCGGTGCGAGCTCGACGACGGTGGCGCCGTCGAGCCCGTTGCCCAGCGGTTCCAGGGCAACGATCACGCCGTCCCGCACGCCGACTTCCCTCGGCGCGATGCCTGCGGTCGTCAAGATCCTCTCGCCCCGGATCACGAGGACATAAGAATTGGTCATTCAGTTCCTCCAACTCGAACGCCAGCACCCACACCGAGGCGGGCGGCGATGTCCTGTCCAACACGTTCCAGCAGCGGACCGGCGTTTGCAATGCATTTTCCAACATCCAGCTCCAGGTCCGTCAGCGCGTACACACGCGAGAAGCCCGCAGCGGCAGTCTGTTCAGGCGTGAGAGTGGTCCGCCCGCACACCGCAATCGCCTGCATCCCGGCGGCGGCCTTCGCCACACCCAGCGGCGTCTTTCCGCCCAGGCTTTGCTCATCCAGGCTGCCTTCACCGGTGATCACCAGGTCAGCGCCGTCCAGCTTTTCTGCCAGTCCGGTCAGTTCGAGTACGACGTCGATACCCGGCCTGCGTTGTGCGTTCAGCACCGCGAGCGCCGCGTAACCTACGCCGCCCGCCGCCCCTGCGCCGGGTGCGTCCGCCTGCGCACGGGCACGGGGGCCCAGTTCCTGCTCAAGCACCTCAACGAACCGGGCGAGGGCGCCGTCAAGGTGCGCGACGTCGTCGGGCGTTGCTCCCTTTTGCGGCCCGAAGACCGCAGC
This genomic interval carries:
- a CDS encoding HpcH/HpaI aldolase/citrate lyase family protein: MASLRNSRAAALPAKLSRSWLLASAASEANFAPALASEADSVVFDMEDAVPAEHKKEARERVVEALSTGMTAWVRVNGIETDYWAEDLAALSKAPGLRGVMLAMTEKPEQVTHTAMRLQAGTPVLALVESALGIENATAIASAPGTFRLAFGVGDFRRDTGASDDPMALAYARAKLVVASRVGQLPGPIDGPTVGALGDDLLAACKVTASMGMTGKLCLMPDAADTINKGLSPSESEILWAHELLEAHASGAVVGDGSYLPRLARAQKISSLADSYGLWNA
- the bcp gene encoding thioredoxin-dependent thiol peroxidase yields the protein MSLATGDTAPSFTLPDAYGQPMSLSEFRGRSVVVYFYPKAETPGCTTEACDFRDNLASLQGAGFSVIGISPDTPGELASFSSNHGLPYPLLSDADNAVAKAWGAYGEKQVNGSTVVGIIRSTVVVDPDGNVQQAEYGVDAKGHVSRLREQLGVA
- the allB gene encoding allantoinase AllB, with product MTNSYVLVIRGERILTTAGIAPREVGVRDGVIVALEPLGNGLDGATVVELAPDETLIPGLVDSHVHVNEPGRTEWEGFASATKAAAAGGVTTIIDMPLNSIPPTVNVDALEQKRTAAETQAFVDVGFWGGAIPGNKADLRPLHDEGVFGFKCFLLHSGVDEFPHLEADEMEEDMAELATFDSLMIVHAEDSRSIDRAPHAEGDQYSRFLASRPRGAENVAIAEVIERARWTGARAHILHLSSSDALPMIATAKRDGVSLTVETCPHYLTLLSEEIPNGATAFKCCPPIREASNRELLWEGLIDGTIDCIVSDHSPSTLDLKDLENGDFGVAWGGVSSLQLGLSLIWSEARQRGIALEQVVEWMSARPAALARLQRKGQLALGYDADFSVFAADETFVVDVNKLHHKNPISPYAGKALSGVVRSTYLRGEVLDLEKPTGRLLRRGAS